In one Bacillus thuringiensis genomic region, the following are encoded:
- a CDS encoding ArsR/SmtB family transcription factor translates to MSSSAAKYDVFQAIADPTRREVIRLLSDKELPISKITDHFPMSRTAVVKHLHILSEANLVSGRKSGREKIYRLHPEPLEELQQWLSYYERFWDNKLSMLKHIVENEE, encoded by the coding sequence GTGTCCTCATCAGCAGCAAAATATGATGTATTTCAAGCAATTGCTGACCCAACCCGCCGAGAAGTAATACGGTTATTAAGTGATAAAGAGTTACCGATTTCCAAAATAACGGATCACTTTCCTATGAGTCGTACTGCGGTTGTAAAACATCTTCATATTCTTTCAGAAGCGAATTTAGTAAGCGGAAGAAAGAGCGGAAGAGAGAAGATATATCGTTTGCATCCAGAACCATTAGAAGAATTACAACAGTGGCTCTCGTATTATGAACGTTTTTGGGATAATAAATTATCCATGCTGAAACATATTGTGGAGAATGAAGAGTAA
- a CDS encoding SRPBCC family protein has product MEQQNTLTDIKQTIVFNASIQKVWNVVSTAEGIASWFMPNDFELKVGHEFHVQSPFGPSPCKVLEIDEPNHLSFSWDTDGWVVSFNLKDLGDNKTEFTLIHGGWKHPDEILPKANAKSSIIRDRMSGGWVAIVNEKLKKVVEG; this is encoded by the coding sequence ATGGAACAACAAAATACATTAACTGATATTAAACAAACGATCGTTTTTAACGCGTCTATTCAAAAAGTATGGAATGTAGTATCGACTGCAGAGGGGATTGCATCATGGTTTATGCCAAATGATTTCGAATTAAAGGTAGGACATGAATTTCATGTGCAATCACCATTTGGGCCATCACCATGTAAAGTGCTAGAAATTGATGAGCCAAACCACCTATCTTTCTCATGGGATACAGATGGCTGGGTTGTTTCATTTAATTTGAAAGACCTAGGAGATAATAAAACAGAATTTACATTAATTCACGGCGGCTGGAAACATCCTGATGAAATTCTTCCGAAAGCGAATGCGAAGAGCTCTATTATTCGCGATAGAATGAGCGGCGGCTGGGTAGCGATTGTAAATGAAAAACTGAAAAAGGTTGTCGAAGGCTAA
- a CDS encoding DUF3973 domain-containing protein codes for MFYCINCSDIHHEKHPNDKVFKNGFYIDPFLGDRYHLGMCKDAQNHETGEPLLTTKKLGTTQSIMNVLPTHVVPT; via the coding sequence ATGTTCTATTGCATTAACTGCTCTGATATTCACCATGAAAAACATCCGAATGATAAAGTATTCAAAAATGGTTTTTATATTGATCCATTTTTAGGTGATCGTTATCACCTTGGTATGTGTAAAGATGCCCAAAATCATGAGACAGGGGAGCCTCTTTTAACGACAAAGAAATTAGGCACAACCCAATCTATTATGAACGTATTACCGACACATGTTGTCCCAACATAA
- a CDS encoding sporulation protein Cse60 yields MIRVKVFDESHEKDLEDAVNVFLKKIDDSNFVDIKYQVGVSINDDENQIYCFSAMIVYKA; encoded by the coding sequence ATGATTCGTGTGAAAGTGTTTGATGAAAGTCACGAAAAAGACTTAGAAGACGCTGTGAATGTGTTTTTGAAAAAGATTGATGATAGCAACTTTGTAGATATTAAGTACCAAGTCGGTGTTTCTATTAACGATGACGAAAACCAAATTTATTGTTTTTCAGCAATGATCGTTTATAAAGCATAA
- a CDS encoding DUF2553 family protein has translation MGRTIKIDITNKVVAKFRPNYLELYTSKFMIGKFYVYTEDKKYVLEDGYIYENGKFYRIIDTHRGNNQAAEGCDLGWC, from the coding sequence GTGGGGCGCACAATAAAAATTGATATTACAAATAAAGTTGTAGCTAAATTTAGACCAAATTATTTGGAATTATATACGAGTAAATTTATGATAGGTAAGTTTTATGTCTATACTGAAGATAAAAAATATGTGTTAGAAGACGGATATATATATGAGAATGGAAAGTTTTATCGCATCATAGATACGCACCGTGGCAATAATCAAGCGGCGGAGGGCTGCGATCTAGGATGGTGTTAA
- a CDS encoding CarD family transcriptional regulator, whose amino-acid sequence MEVDDLFQIGDKIVYPMHGAGIIEAIEEKEILGTSRQYCVIRIISKDMQVMLPMDQLKKSGIRYIVDRGTLDDILLEFQNGESDPSLSWKQRYTMNMEKMKNGNLLDSAEVVRDLLRRNKERTLNASEKQMLDNARKMMISEVALVQNVSEHQATEYLQDTINH is encoded by the coding sequence ATGGAGGTGGATGATTTGTTTCAAATTGGTGATAAAATCGTTTATCCAATGCACGGTGCAGGAATCATCGAAGCAATTGAAGAGAAAGAAATATTAGGTACTTCACGTCAATATTGTGTGATACGCATCATTAGTAAAGATATGCAAGTAATGCTTCCGATGGATCAATTAAAAAAATCAGGTATTCGTTATATCGTTGATCGAGGTACGTTAGATGATATACTTCTTGAATTTCAAAACGGGGAGTCAGACCCATCACTCTCATGGAAACAAAGATATACAATGAATATGGAAAAAATGAAAAACGGCAATCTGCTAGATAGTGCAGAAGTTGTTCGTGATTTACTTCGCCGCAATAAAGAGAGAACTTTAAATGCGAGCGAAAAACAAATGCTAGATAACGCCCGAAAAATGATGATTAGTGAAGTTGCACTCGTGCAAAATGTTTCTGAACATCAAGCAACAGAATATCTTCAAGATACAATTAATCACTAA
- a CDS encoding glucose 1-dehydrogenase: protein MYSDLAGKVVVITGSATGLGRAMGVRFAKEKAKVVINYRSRESEANDVLEEIKKVGGEAIAVKGDVTVESDVVNLIQSAVKEFGTLDVMINNAGIENAVPSHEMPLEDWNRVINTNLTGAFLGSREAIKYFVEHDIKGSVINMSSVHEKIPWPLFVHYAASKGGIKLMTETLAMEYAPKGIRVNNIGPGAINTPINAEKFANPKKRADVESMIPMGYIGKPEEIAAVATWLASSEASYVTGITLFADGGMTLYPSFQAGRG, encoded by the coding sequence ATGTATAGTGATTTAGCAGGGAAAGTTGTCGTTATTACAGGATCAGCAACTGGTCTCGGAAGAGCGATGGGAGTGAGGTTTGCTAAGGAAAAAGCGAAAGTGGTTATTAATTATCGCTCACGAGAATCAGAAGCGAATGATGTGTTAGAAGAAATTAAAAAGGTGGGCGGCGAAGCGATTGCTGTAAAAGGTGATGTAACCGTCGAATCAGATGTTGTGAATCTCATTCAATCTGCTGTGAAAGAGTTTGGTACGCTTGACGTTATGATTAATAATGCAGGGATAGAAAACGCGGTACCGTCGCATGAAATGCCGCTTGAAGATTGGAATAGGGTAATTAATACAAATTTAACAGGTGCTTTTTTAGGAAGTCGTGAAGCGATTAAATATTTTGTAGAACATGATATTAAAGGGTCTGTCATTAATATGTCTAGTGTTCATGAGAAAATTCCGTGGCCACTATTTGTACACTATGCAGCAAGTAAGGGTGGCATTAAACTGATGACAGAAACGTTAGCGATGGAATATGCGCCAAAAGGTATTCGAGTAAATAATATTGGACCAGGTGCAATTAATACGCCAATTAATGCCGAAAAGTTTGCTAATCCTAAAAAGCGGGCTGACGTAGAAAGTATGATACCGATGGGCTATATTGGAAAACCTGAAGAAATTGCAGCAGTAGCAACTTGGCTTGCTTCTTCAGAGGCGAGTTATGTAACGGGAATTACGCTATTTGCAGATGGTGGAATGACGTTATATCCATCGTTTCAAGCTGGTCGTGGGTAA
- the glcU gene encoding glucose uptake protein GlcU, with protein MDIFLAILPAIFWGSIVLFNVKLGGGPYSQTLGTTFGALIFSIVVYIFMKPVLTPTVIGVGVVSGLFWALGQANQLKSIDLMGVSRTMPISTGLQLVATTLFGVIVFHEWSTTISVVLGILALVCIIIGVILTSLQSEEEKNAEQAANFKRGIVILLISTVGYLVYVVVIRLFNVDGWSALLPQAVGMVLGGILLTFKHHPFNKYAIRNIIPGLIWAAGNMFLFISQPRVGVATSFSLSQMGIIISTLGGILILGEKKTKRQLTGIVVGIVFIIAAGIMLGIAKS; from the coding sequence ATGGATATATTTTTAGCGATTTTACCAGCTATATTTTGGGGAAGTATTGTGTTATTTAACGTAAAACTGGGCGGGGGACCGTATAGTCAAACGCTCGGAACAACGTTTGGAGCACTTATTTTCTCAATTGTTGTTTATATTTTTATGAAGCCAGTATTAACACCTACCGTTATTGGAGTTGGAGTTGTGTCAGGTTTATTTTGGGCGCTTGGTCAGGCGAATCAATTGAAAAGTATTGATTTAATGGGTGTTTCGAGGACGATGCCAATTTCAACAGGACTTCAATTAGTCGCGACGACTTTATTTGGCGTTATCGTATTTCATGAATGGTCCACGACAATATCGGTCGTCCTTGGGATTCTAGCACTCGTTTGTATTATTATCGGTGTTATTTTAACATCGCTTCAAAGTGAAGAAGAAAAAAATGCAGAGCAAGCAGCAAACTTTAAAAGAGGTATCGTAATTTTATTAATTTCAACAGTCGGTTATTTAGTTTACGTAGTAGTGATTAGGTTATTTAACGTAGATGGTTGGTCGGCTTTGTTGCCACAAGCAGTTGGTATGGTGTTAGGTGGGATTTTGCTTACCTTTAAACATCATCCATTTAATAAATATGCAATTCGAAATATTATTCCAGGATTAATTTGGGCAGCTGGAAATATGTTTTTATTCATTTCGCAGCCGCGAGTTGGAGTCGCAACAAGTTTCTCGCTATCGCAAATGGGGATTATTATTTCCACGCTTGGTGGGATTCTTATATTAGGTGAAAAGAAAACGAAACGTCAATTAACGGGTATCGTTGTCGGTATCGTTTTTATTATCGCAGCCGGAATTATGTTAGGTATAGCCAAAAGTTAA
- a CDS encoding DUF3888 domain-containing protein: protein MKKICVVITMLCVAFFSSPIDSFAKESREQLLESALSNRYYSVIRQVTEDQYECASVINIKRLGKKGEFVPRYEVTLQFLTFQGAHNPPNDKVTLTLEDRLDHVKIKKVEREKNVSGAIVEKVCEREKEKIKAHSNDLE, encoded by the coding sequence ATGAAAAAAATATGTGTAGTTATCACAATGCTATGTGTGGCCTTTTTCTCTTCTCCAATTGATTCTTTCGCGAAAGAATCAAGAGAACAGCTTTTAGAGAGTGCATTATCAAATAGGTACTATTCAGTTATTAGACAAGTGACAGAAGACCAATATGAATGTGCTTCAGTTATAAATATAAAACGTCTCGGCAAGAAAGGTGAGTTCGTTCCTAGATATGAAGTGACGCTACAATTTCTTACATTTCAAGGAGCGCATAATCCGCCGAATGACAAAGTTACGCTTACTTTGGAAGATCGTTTAGATCACGTAAAGATAAAGAAAGTGGAGCGAGAAAAGAATGTTTCTGGCGCTATTGTAGAAAAAGTTTGTGAACGGGAAAAAGAAAAAATAAAAGCTCACTCTAACGACTTAGAGTGA
- the moaD gene encoding molybdopterin converting factor subunit 1, whose protein sequence is MIRVLLFAHLQEEAGASELQIEKENITVAQLKDVVANEYNVPVSEPIMVAINEEYANEDDRVQSGDVVALIPPVSGG, encoded by the coding sequence ATGATTCGAGTATTGTTATTTGCGCACTTGCAAGAAGAAGCAGGGGCAAGTGAATTACAAATAGAGAAAGAAAATATTACAGTTGCACAGTTAAAAGATGTTGTTGCGAACGAATATAATGTACCAGTTTCAGAGCCAATTATGGTTGCGATTAATGAAGAATACGCAAATGAAGATGACAGAGTCCAATCTGGTGATGTTGTTGCACTAATTCCACCAGTGAGTGGTGGTTAA
- the moaE gene encoding molybdopterin synthase catalytic subunit MoaE, with translation MIKTYYEVIDTEISIEEVTKKVIRRECGAVTTFIGTVREFTKGRRTLYLEYVAYKTMAEKMLEKIGLEVKEKWPGTYVAITHRIGTLQISDIAVVVAVSTPHRKAAYEANEYIMERIKQIVPIWKKEFWEDGDSWIGDQLEKTPYPAGEPGKEL, from the coding sequence ATGATAAAGACATATTATGAAGTAATTGACACAGAAATCTCGATTGAAGAGGTAACGAAGAAAGTAATTCGACGTGAATGCGGTGCTGTTACAACATTTATTGGGACGGTTAGAGAGTTTACGAAAGGGCGTCGTACATTATACTTAGAGTATGTTGCTTATAAGACGATGGCAGAAAAGATGCTAGAGAAAATTGGCCTGGAAGTGAAAGAGAAATGGCCAGGTACATATGTTGCCATTACACATCGCATCGGTACGTTGCAAATTTCTGATATAGCGGTTGTTGTTGCTGTTTCAACACCACACCGTAAAGCGGCTTATGAAGCGAACGAATATATTATGGAACGCATAAAACAAATTGTTCCGATTTGGAAAAAGGAGTTTTGGGAAGATGGTGACTCATGGATTGGTGATCAATTAGAAAAAACACCATATCCGGCGGGAGAGCCTGGGAAGGAGCTATAA
- the mobB gene encoding molybdopterin-guanine dinucleotide biosynthesis protein B translates to MGKAPSILQIVGYQNSGKTTLVEKIVHAVAESEMKVATIKHHGHGGFPEVAQKDSERHRKAGAVVSSVEGAGLLSLSSLRKKWSLQEIIRLYEFFEVDTILIEGYKKENYSKVVLLRSAEDVEILHKVENIVAVITWYDVPANIREEYKVFHITEEELYIDWFLQTVRSAK, encoded by the coding sequence ATGGGCAAAGCCCCTTCAATCTTACAAATAGTAGGATATCAAAATAGCGGAAAAACGACACTTGTAGAGAAAATTGTGCATGCAGTAGCTGAAAGTGAAATGAAAGTTGCTACAATTAAACATCACGGGCACGGAGGCTTTCCAGAAGTAGCGCAAAAAGATAGCGAAAGACACCGTAAAGCTGGTGCTGTCGTAAGTAGTGTAGAAGGTGCTGGATTGCTTTCACTTTCTTCACTAAGAAAGAAATGGTCTTTGCAAGAAATTATTCGCTTATATGAGTTTTTTGAAGTGGATACAATTTTAATAGAGGGCTATAAAAAAGAGAATTACTCGAAAGTAGTGTTACTTCGTTCTGCGGAAGATGTTGAGATTTTACATAAAGTGGAAAATATAGTGGCGGTTATTACGTGGTATGATGTTCCGGCAAATATACGAGAAGAATATAAAGTATTTCATATAACAGAAGAAGAGCTGTACATAGACTGGTTTTTACAAACGGTTAGGAGTGCGAAATGA
- a CDS encoding molybdopterin molybdotransferase MoeA — MVEKRIPIQVAEAVERVMKYAKHGEVEEISITESYGRILGEDVVSDHDVPHFDRSPYDGFAIRAEDTKEATQENPVEFEVIGEIGAGSVFLEEVGAFEAVRIMTGAAIPEDCNAVVMLELTEGFEKNGKTYMKLKRSFNNGDNVSIKGEDIKQNQVLVKKGVAINPGVAALLATFGYSTVKVIKQPIVGIVTTGSELLEVHEPLEPGKIRNSNSYMIAAQIMKAGGKVRYYGKLADELDACFTAVQSAMDEVDILITTGGVSVGDYDYLPAIYERLQANVLFNKIAMRPGSVTTVAEVDGKLLFGLSGNPSACYVGFELFVHPIIKTYLYAKEPHVYRAVAILQKDFPKPNPFTRFVRANVTIVNGALQAMPVGLDKSSAVSSLADANAFIVLPGGTRGFETGMKVSVLLLEHSEGCDWPWAKPLQSYK; from the coding sequence ATGGTAGAAAAACGAATTCCAATTCAAGTTGCTGAGGCAGTAGAACGGGTAATGAAATATGCAAAGCATGGTGAAGTAGAAGAAATTTCTATTACGGAAAGTTACGGGAGAATTCTTGGGGAGGATGTTGTGTCTGATCATGACGTTCCTCATTTTGATCGTTCTCCTTACGATGGTTTCGCCATTCGAGCAGAAGATACGAAAGAAGCAACTCAAGAGAATCCAGTTGAATTTGAAGTAATAGGAGAAATCGGGGCGGGTTCTGTTTTTTTAGAAGAAGTAGGCGCTTTTGAAGCGGTTCGTATTATGACAGGAGCAGCTATTCCAGAAGATTGCAATGCAGTCGTAATGCTAGAGCTGACAGAAGGGTTTGAGAAGAACGGGAAAACATATATGAAGTTAAAACGCTCTTTTAATAACGGTGACAATGTGTCGATTAAAGGAGAAGATATTAAACAAAATCAAGTTCTCGTTAAGAAAGGTGTTGCAATTAACCCTGGAGTTGCGGCCCTACTAGCAACGTTTGGATATAGTACTGTGAAAGTTATAAAACAGCCTATTGTCGGTATTGTAACGACAGGAAGTGAATTATTAGAAGTACATGAGCCTTTAGAACCGGGGAAAATTAGAAATAGTAACTCGTATATGATCGCAGCTCAAATTATGAAAGCTGGCGGGAAAGTTCGTTATTATGGTAAACTCGCGGATGAGTTAGATGCATGTTTTACAGCTGTTCAATCAGCGATGGATGAGGTCGACATTTTAATTACAACAGGTGGTGTATCAGTAGGAGATTATGACTACTTACCAGCTATTTATGAAAGGTTACAGGCGAATGTACTCTTTAATAAGATAGCCATGAGGCCCGGAAGTGTAACGACAGTAGCTGAAGTTGATGGAAAGTTACTCTTCGGTTTATCAGGAAATCCGTCTGCTTGTTATGTAGGCTTTGAATTATTTGTGCATCCAATTATAAAAACGTATTTGTATGCGAAGGAACCTCACGTATATAGAGCGGTTGCTATTTTACAAAAAGATTTTCCAAAGCCAAATCCATTTACTCGTTTCGTAAGAGCGAACGTAACAATTGTGAACGGGGCGTTACAAGCGATGCCGGTTGGTTTAGATAAATCGAGTGCGGTATCTTCACTTGCAGATGCGAATGCTTTTATCGTGTTACCTGGAGGAACGAGAGGATTTGAGACCGGAATGAAAGTGTCCGTATTATTGTTAGAGCACTCTGAGGGATGTGATTGGCCATGGGCAAAGCCCCTTCAATCTTACAAATAG
- the moaC gene encoding cyclic pyranopterin monophosphate synthase MoaC: MSSFTHFNDQGRAKMVDISDKKATVRTAIACSSIVVTKEIYDKISHNEIGKGDVLAVAQIAGIMAAKRTSDIIPMCHPLLLKGVDVSFDWKQSEEQYRLLIEVKVKTEGSTGVEMEALTAASATALTVYDMCKAVDKGMIIGETYLLEKTGGKSGDYTRNS; encoded by the coding sequence ATGTCTTCATTCACACACTTTAATGACCAAGGACGCGCAAAAATGGTTGATATAAGCGACAAAAAAGCAACCGTTCGAACAGCAATTGCGTGCTCTAGCATTGTCGTTACGAAAGAAATTTACGATAAAATCTCCCACAATGAAATTGGGAAAGGTGACGTATTAGCAGTTGCGCAAATCGCAGGCATTATGGCTGCGAAACGAACTTCTGATATTATCCCAATGTGCCATCCTTTACTATTAAAAGGTGTTGACGTTTCTTTCGATTGGAAACAATCAGAAGAACAATATCGTTTACTCATTGAAGTAAAAGTTAAAACAGAAGGTAGCACCGGTGTTGAAATGGAAGCTTTAACAGCTGCTTCGGCTACCGCTCTTACTGTGTATGATATGTGTAAAGCTGTCGATAAAGGTATGATTATCGGCGAAACGTACTTACTTGAAAAAACAGGTGGAAAAAGTGGAGATTATACGAGAAATTCATAA
- a CDS encoding molybdopterin-synthase adenylyltransferase MoeB, with translation MQERYSRQILFSGVGEEGQKKIREKHVLIIGAGALGAANAEAIVRAGVGKVTIADRDYVEWSNLQRQQLYTEEDAKQYKPKAVAAAEHLKAINSEVEINPAVTDVTVQEMEELVRDVDLILDATDNFETRLLINDISQKYNIPWIYGGCVGSYGVTYTILPGKTPCFRCLMEHPASGATCDTAGIIQPAVQLVVAHQTTEALKILVEDYGALRETMLSFDLWNNQQMAFKVNRQKKDSCLSCGRLRTYPSLTFEAQTKTEVLCGRNTVQIRPGVRKNFNLEEIKKRLQRSVEIKATPYLLSFPVEEYRFVLFTDGRAFIHGTNDINVAKSLYARYIG, from the coding sequence ATGCAGGAGCGATATTCAAGACAAATATTATTTTCTGGTGTTGGAGAAGAAGGACAGAAAAAAATAAGAGAGAAGCATGTGCTTATTATTGGTGCTGGTGCTCTCGGTGCGGCAAATGCAGAAGCGATTGTTAGAGCAGGTGTTGGAAAAGTAACGATTGCTGATCGTGATTATGTAGAATGGAGTAATTTACAAAGACAACAACTATATACAGAAGAAGATGCAAAACAGTATAAACCAAAGGCGGTAGCGGCAGCAGAGCATTTAAAAGCGATTAATTCTGAGGTGGAAATAAATCCTGCTGTGACGGATGTAACGGTGCAAGAAATGGAAGAGTTAGTACGTGATGTAGATTTAATATTAGATGCGACAGATAATTTTGAAACGCGTCTTCTTATTAATGATATTTCACAAAAGTATAATATTCCGTGGATATATGGTGGGTGCGTTGGAAGCTACGGAGTAACGTATACAATTTTACCAGGGAAAACACCGTGTTTTCGCTGTTTAATGGAGCATCCGGCGAGCGGAGCAACCTGTGACACAGCTGGTATTATACAACCGGCAGTACAATTAGTAGTTGCGCATCAAACTACGGAAGCGCTGAAAATATTAGTAGAAGATTACGGGGCGCTTCGTGAAACGATGTTATCGTTTGATCTTTGGAATAATCAACAGATGGCATTTAAAGTGAATAGGCAGAAAAAAGATTCTTGTTTATCTTGCGGAAGGTTACGTACATATCCAAGTTTAACATTTGAAGCACAAACGAAAACAGAAGTGTTATGTGGGCGAAATACAGTGCAAATTCGTCCAGGTGTGCGGAAGAATTTTAATTTAGAAGAAATTAAAAAGCGCTTACAAAGAAGCGTAGAGATAAAGGCGACACCTTATTTATTATCGTTTCCGGTAGAAGAATATCGTTTTGTTTTATTTACAGATGGCAGAGCGTTCATTCATGGGACGAATGATATAAATGTAGCGAAAAGTTTATATGCAAGATATATAGGTTGA
- the moaA gene encoding GTP 3',8-cyclase MoaA: MQEMVKDFFRRPLQDLRISVIDRCNFRCTYCMPAEIFGPDYAFLKDEFLLTFDEIERLAKLFISIGVRKIRLTGGEPLLRKDLTKLIARLVKIDGLIDIGLTTNAIHLTKQAKALKEAGLHRVNVSLDAIDDDIFRNINGRNINTKPVIKGIIAAKEAGLAVKVNMVVKKGMNDHQILPMAAYFKEQGITLRFIEFMDVGSTNGWNFDQVVTKRELIEMIHKVYPLEPAEAHYFGEVAKRYRYVGTNVEVGFITSVSESFCSSCTRARISADGKFYTCLFATEGLDVRELLRGDFSDEELLSVIQDVWMNRKDRYSDERTEESAKNRPKIEMSYIGG, from the coding sequence ATGCAGGAGATGGTTAAAGATTTTTTTAGACGCCCACTTCAAGATTTACGTATATCTGTCATTGATCGTTGCAATTTTAGATGTACATATTGTATGCCAGCGGAAATATTTGGGCCAGATTATGCTTTTTTGAAAGATGAGTTTTTACTAACTTTTGATGAAATTGAGCGTTTGGCAAAATTATTTATTAGCATCGGTGTACGGAAAATTAGACTTACTGGCGGTGAGCCACTGCTTCGTAAAGATTTAACAAAACTTATTGCACGTCTTGTGAAAATTGATGGGCTAATAGATATAGGGTTAACGACAAATGCTATCCATTTAACGAAACAAGCGAAGGCATTAAAAGAAGCTGGATTACATAGAGTGAATGTTAGTTTAGATGCGATAGATGACGACATATTTAGGAATATTAATGGTCGAAATATTAATACAAAACCTGTGATTAAGGGAATTATAGCAGCTAAAGAGGCGGGGCTGGCAGTAAAGGTAAATATGGTTGTGAAAAAAGGGATGAACGATCATCAAATACTTCCGATGGCTGCGTATTTTAAAGAGCAAGGAATCACGCTTAGGTTTATTGAGTTTATGGATGTTGGTAGTACAAATGGGTGGAATTTTGATCAAGTTGTTACAAAACGAGAATTGATTGAGATGATTCATAAGGTGTATCCGCTTGAGCCAGCTGAAGCACATTACTTTGGTGAAGTTGCGAAGCGATATCGATACGTTGGAACAAATGTTGAAGTTGGTTTTATTACATCTGTTTCTGAGTCATTTTGTTCCTCTTGTACGAGGGCGAGAATTTCGGCAGATGGAAAGTTTTATACGTGCTTATTTGCGACAGAGGGTTTGGATGTAAGAGAACTTCTTAGAGGAGATTTTTCGGATGAGGAGTTATTAAGTGTTATACAAGATGTATGGATGAATAGAAAAGATAGGTATTCGGATGAACGGACAGAAGAAAGTGCAAAAAATCGTCCGAAAATCGAAATGTCTTATATAGGAGGATAA
- a CDS encoding spore germination protein, with the protein MGINLRKVKIINNTGAVNVGDCYDISPLAVAKVYAGAGGSSAAIFLNGKRQPEAVIRTSVFLPPLATSTRTLGS; encoded by the coding sequence ATGGGGATTAATTTGCGTAAAGTAAAAATTATTAATAATACAGGAGCTGTTAATGTCGGCGACTGTTATGATATCTCGCCTTTAGCTGTAGCAAAAGTATATGCAGGTGCTGGAGGGTCGAGTGCGGCTATTTTTTTAAATGGGAAAAGACAGCCAGAAGCGGTCATTAGAACATCAGTGTTTCTTCCGCCATTAGCAACGAGTACACGTACATTAGGTTCATAG
- a CDS encoding rhodanese-like domain-containing protein: MTEVKTITTEEVQERLENGETLFLVDVREDEEVAAGKIPEAVHIKMGDIPHKVDFFNKENEYIFICRSGMRSENVCHYLNEQGFKTVNMVGGMLQYEGETK; this comes from the coding sequence ATGACAGAAGTTAAAACAATTACTACAGAAGAGGTACAAGAGCGTTTAGAAAATGGAGAAACGTTATTTTTAGTAGACGTAAGAGAAGATGAAGAAGTAGCGGCAGGAAAGATTCCAGAAGCTGTACATATTAAAATGGGCGATATCCCACATAAAGTAGATTTCTTTAATAAAGAGAATGAATATATCTTTATTTGTCGTTCAGGAATGCGCAGTGAAAATGTATGTCATTATTTAAATGAGCAAGGATTTAAAACAGTGAACATGGTTGGCGGTATGCTTCAATATGAAGGTGAAACGAAATAG